ATTCTGGCACAGATCTACCGAATGAAGCGACAGGCGGCGTAACGCACAGTCAGTCAATTGAAACCAGAGATTTGAAACTATCGCGCAGGGAGGCGATCAATGGACATTTCCACTGTCATCGGACTGGTGCTGGCCATCGCACTGGTGCTGGGTTCCATCATGATCGGGGGCGGGCTGGGAGCGTTCATCGACGTTCCGTCGCTGATGATCACCGTCGGCGGCTCGATCGCCGCCGTGCTGATCAATTTCCCACTGAAGAAGGCGTTTAGCGCGTTCTCCGTTGTAAAAAAATGCTTTTTGTCAAAGCTGCCGACTCCGCCGGAAGTCATCGGCCAGTTCCGTGACTTCGCCACAACCGCACGTCGGGACGGATTGCTGGCTCTGGAATCGGAAATGGAGAACATCAACGACCCGTTCCTGAAACGAGGTCTGGAACAGGTCGTCGGCGGGACGTCGAAGGAAGACCTGGCGTCCGCACTGGAAGTCGAAGTCGGTTACATCGAGCAGCGGCACACCTCCGGCAAGAAGATTATTGATGCCGTAGCCGCGGCGGCTCCGGCATTCGGGATGATTGGAACTCTGATCGGGCTGGTGCAGATGCTGAAGACTCTCGACGACCCCAGCCAGATCGGCGGCGGGATGGCGGTAGCTCTGCTGACGACGCTGTACGGAGCCGTCATCGCAAACATGTTCTGCATTCCCCTGGCCGGCAAGCTGGAAGTTCGCAGTCAGGAAGAAGTCATGATTCGCGAATTGATGATCGCCGGCCTGGTATCGCTCGTCGAAGGCCACGCTCCGCGAGCGGTCGAGGAACGCCTGATGTCGTTCCTGGCTCCCAAGCATCGAGTCGACGCGACGACTCAGCAGGCCGCATAGTGGATTACGGTTGCAGTCTCGCAGGAGGAGTAAACCATGGCAAAAAAAGACTGCTGTGGCGGGTCAAGCGGTGAGATTCCCGCATGGTTCATGACCTACAGCGACGTGATCACGCTGCTCATGACGTTCTTCATTCTGTTATTGACGTTCGCCAGCAGCGAACCGGAGGAGTTCGCACAGTTTCAGGTCGTGGCCTTTGGCGGCGGCGGCGGCAGCGGTGCCATCGGCGAGAAGGATGAACTGCTCGACAAGGATGCCGTTGTCCTGCGTGACCGTCCCGCCAACGCACGCCGCACCACGCGGGGAGCCGAAACACCGCCGCTGCAGACCGACCCGGCTCAGGTATCGCTGGCGCGCGGATTGAAATCGCTGCAGGAAACGGACGATCTCGCTGACGCTGAGCGAGTCCGCATGGAGACATCGCTGGCCATCCTGCGTGACGCCGGTGGAAATCCCACCGCGCAGGCGATTCAGCAGATGCGAATGCTGTCAATTCAGATGAAACACCTGCCGCTGAATCTGCAGTTCTGCGTCGGCGACAGGAACGACGCGGACTTCTGCGTCGATCTGGCGCTGTCGATGATCGAAAATTACGGAGTCGATCCCGGCAGAATCAGTGTCAGTGTCGCCGGAGAAGACAAGACTCGCGCCGGCAAGCTGGAAATGCTGATCTCTCGGGAAGAGGACGCATTTTAGTGCTCCGCCAGACTTTGAGTTCGCGGTTGATCGTCATTTCCGCGCGGGCGGGAATGACAAACCTCTGTACTCAGCTCTGACGGGGCATGAGACCTCAAACAAACTACGAATTTGGAAATAAGGCGACTCGTCGCCGCTTTCCGTTTC
The Planctomycetaceae bacterium genome window above contains:
- a CDS encoding MotA/TolQ/ExbB proton channel family protein — its product is MDISTVIGLVLAIALVLGSIMIGGGLGAFIDVPSLMITVGGSIAAVLINFPLKKAFSAFSVVKKCFLSKLPTPPEVIGQFRDFATTARRDGLLALESEMENINDPFLKRGLEQVVGGTSKEDLASALEVEVGYIEQRHTSGKKIIDAVAAAAPAFGMIGTLIGLVQMLKTLDDPSQIGGGMAVALLTTLYGAVIANMFCIPLAGKLEVRSQEEVMIRELMIAGLVSLVEGHAPRAVEERLMSFLAPKHRVDATTQQAA
- a CDS encoding flagellar motor protein MotB codes for the protein MAKKDCCGGSSGEIPAWFMTYSDVITLLMTFFILLLTFASSEPEEFAQFQVVAFGGGGGSGAIGEKDELLDKDAVVLRDRPANARRTTRGAETPPLQTDPAQVSLARGLKSLQETDDLADAERVRMETSLAILRDAGGNPTAQAIQQMRMLSIQMKHLPLNLQFCVGDRNDADFCVDLALSMIENYGVDPGRISVSVAGEDKTRAGKLEMLISREEDAF